A stretch of DNA from Pseudomonadales bacterium:
GACAGTTTCGGCACGATGAGCGGCGAGCAGAACCAGGGCGAGCGGCAGACGGAATCCCCAGGCGTCGGTGTGCGCCTGGTGGAAATCGCGGAGGAGGCGGGACAGCGGATTGACAACTTCCTGCTGAAAACGCTGAAAAACGTGCCCAGGAGCCACGTGTACCGGATCCTGCGCCGGGGAGAGGTGCGGGTAAATGGTGGCAGGATAAAGCCCACCTATCGGCTCTGTGCGGGGGATCGGGTGCGGATACCCCCGCATCGTCCCGGTCCGTCGGTCGAGGCACGGGAACTCGGTGCGCAGCAGATACGCTGGGTTGCGGACGCCATCATTTACGAAGATGCGGATTTCATCGTGCTCGATAAACCCGCCGGCCTCGCCGTGCACGGTGGCAGCGGAGTGTCTTTCGGGGTCATCGAAGCGCTGCGTCAGCTGCGTAATGATCCGGGCCTCGAGCTCGGACACCGCCTGGATCGGGATACTTCAGGGTGTCTCATCGTGGCCAGACGACGCTCAGCGCTGACCGGACTGCATGCGCTGCTGCGCGCAGGCGCCATCGACAAACGCTATACCCTGCTCGTATACGGACACTGGCCCTCGGATCTCAATACGGTTCAGCAGCCACTGACCCGCTATCTGCTTGCCAGTGGCGAGCGCCGGGTGCGCATAGACCCGCAGGGGAAAGCCAGTCGCACCGATTTCGAGGTCAGGGCGCGCTGCCGGAAGGCGACCTGGCTCGATGCGGTACTGCATACCGGGCGCACGCATCAGATCCGGGTACATGCGTTCGCGAGTGGTCACGGCGTGGTCGGAGATCCGAAATATGGCGACGTCGTGCAGCAGCGTCTGGGCACTGAACTGGACGTCGACAGGCTGTGCCTGCACGCTGCATCGATCGCCTTCGAGTGGAAAGGGCAGCCGGTACGCTTCGAGTGCCCGCTGCCCGTGGCGATGCAGCAGATCTGGAGCCGCTTGGAAGGGTCAGATCAGCCGAGTACGGCCACTCCCTGATCGCGCAGCATGCTGCACAGGACGATCAGCGGCAGACCGATCAGCGCGTTGGGATCATCTCCGCCGATGCGTTCAAACAGGGCAATCCCGAGCCCTTCAGACTTGAAGGCCCCGGCACAGTCGAGGGGCATTTCCCGGCGGACATAATCGCTGATCTGGTTGTGGGACAGGACCCGGAAGTGCACGGGGGTCTCCACCACCTCGACCTGGCGGGCGCCTGTGGCGGTGTTCAGCAGACACAGTCCGGTGAGAAATCGAACTTCCCGGCCCGAGAGTCGGGCCAGTTGCGCGCGGGCCTTTGCTTCGGTACCGGGCTTGCCGAGGATGGTGTTGTCGAGCAGTGCGACCTGATCTGAACCGATCACCAGGGACGCCGCGGTGACTCGCTCGGCGACGGCGCAGGCTTTGGCCACAGCCAGGCGGGCAACCAGGTCCACGGCACGTTCGCCGGGCAGCGCCTGTTCATCCACAGCAGGTGCGGCAGTGGTGAAGGGCAGGCCCAGGCGGGCAAGCAGCGCCGCCCTGTAGGGTGAGGTGGAAGCCAGCACGAGTTGCGGCCGGGGCAGGGTCCGGGTCTCTGCGGAACTCTGCGAACTCATCGAAAATCCTTAAAAATCAGAATGTTAATTAGATTTTTCGGCACTGACCACGGCGGTTTCGGAGGGTCTGATCAGTGCTTTACAGCGCCATTGTGCATACCTATCATGGCGCCCGCGATGAATACCCGCACCGACGAGCTATTCCGGTACCGGGAGCTGGCGCATCAGAAGGCGCGCATCCTGCGTTCCATCGTCCTGCGGGATCTGCCTCGACTGGCCGCGGCGATCGGCAGTGGGCCTGAGGATTCTGATGCGGAACTGAAAGTAGCGGTGACTTTCCGGAACGATTCCGAAGGGGACGTCTGGGCAGTCGGCACCGCGGCCGGTCGCCTTGCCCTGGTTTGCCAGGGCTGCGCTGAACGGGTGGGCCATGCGCTGGAAATTGAATTCGCGGTATGTGTCGTGGATTCCGATCAGCGGGCGGCCGAACTGCAGGACCGTGATGTGATGGTGGTCGAAGGCGAGGGGCTTTCCCTCACGGATCTCATCGAAGACGAATTGCTGCTGCAGCTGCCCGAGCGGCTGTGTACCGCGCAGCCCTGTGAACGTTCGCTGCAGCTCGCCTACCCGGCTGCAGCGGATCGACCGTTTCAGGGGCTTGAAAGTCTGAAGGCGGCGCTGCGATCTGAAAGCGGCGGCAGAGAGGAAGAATAAGCGTGTACCGGATACCCGCGGCGCTTGAGTACAGTCGCGGGGAATGTGGAGCCGCTGAATAAGCTGAATAAGCTGAATAAGCTGAAAGGCGGAATAAACAGATAGACGGAGGTCCCATGGCGGTCCAGCAGAACAGAAAATCACGTAGCAGACGCGACATGCGCCGCTCCCACGATGCAGTGAGCAATCCTACTCTCTCCATCGATCCCACCAGTGGTGAAACACACCGTCGGCACCATGTGACCGCGGACGGGTTCTATAAAGGTAAGAAGGTCATCGATCGGGACGAATGAGTCTTCCCAGACTTTCCAGACGCGGGAGGTTCGAGTGAGTCTCGGTTTTCTGTTTCCTGGCCAGGGTTCCCAGACGGTTGGCATGCTTGCCGAACTCGCTGCTGCGTTTCCGATCATCGGTGAAACCTTCGCCGAGGCAGATGATGCACTGAGCCTGCCGTTGACCCGGATCGTCCAGGAGGGTCCTGCCGAGCGCCTGAGCGAAACCGAAATCACCCAGCCTGCTCTGCTCACGAGCAGTGTAGCGCTCTGGCGACTGTGGCAGTCCCGTGGTGGCGCGGTCCCGGTACTGTTTGCCGGCCACAGCCTCGGCGAATACTCGGCGCTGGTCTGCGGCGGGGCCATTTCCTTCGCGGATGGTGTGCGCCTGGTGCATCAGCGCGGGCGCCTCATGCAGCAGGCTGTACCCCGCGGTGAAGGGGCCATGGCGGCGATACTCGGCCTCGACGACGAAACCGTGGCACAGTGCTGTGCGCGGGTCGACGGAGTGGTGAGTCCCGCCAATTTCAACGCGCCGAGTCAGGTTGTGATAGCGGGCAGTGCGGCTGCGGTCGCCGCTGCGGTTGCGCAGTGCACAACCGCCGGTGCTAAGCGGGCGGTAGAGCTGAATGTCAGTGGCCCTTTTCACTGCGCCCTGATGTCTCCGGTGAGAGAACCGTTCGCGCAGGAACTGGCGCGCATTACCCTCGCCATGCCTGCCATACCGGTGGTTCACAACGTCGATGCCGCTACCGCCGGAGATACCGGTGAGTTGCGGGAAAAGCTCCTTGAGCAGCTGGCACGTCCCGTGCTCTGGACCCGCTGTGTGGAGCAGATGATTGCGGCCGGAGTCGATCGCTTTGTCGAATGCGGCCCGGGTAAAGTTCTGAGTGGTCTGGTCAAACGTATCGATCGGACAAAGGTTGTGCACAATGTGGACTCCAGTGCCGGCCTCGAAGAAGCACTCAGCGGATAAACAAAGTTCATCGGTGTGGGTTCGATTGCCACACCGGACAGAAGAGCAGCTGGGGGATCCGGGTGGGGGAAAGAAGAGTCGCGCTGGTGACGGGTGCGTCGCGGGGAATCGGGCTGGCCATTGCTGATGCACTGAGCCGGGATCACCTGGTGATCGGCACCGCTACCAGCGAAGCTGGTGCCGCTGCCATTGCCGATCGGCTGGCAGACCGGGGCCGCGGCATCGTGATGCAGCTGAATGAAGCAGAATCGATTGAATCTGCGCTCGCAGAACTTGCGCAAGCCGGGCTTGTACCTCTCATCCTGGTGAACAATGCCGGAATCACCCGGGATAATCTCATGCTGCGCATGAAGCCGGAGGAGTGGAGCGAGGTGATCGACACCAATCTCACCGGACTCTATCGGCTGGTGAAGCCTCTGCTGCGCGGCATGATGAAAGCCCGCTGGGGACGCATCATCAGCTTGAGTTCGGTGGTGGCGAGAATGGGTAATCCAGGCCAGAGCAACTATGTGGCAAGCAAAGCGGGCATCGAGGGATTCACCCGGGCGCTGGCACAGGAAGTCGGGTCTCGCGGCATCACGGTCAATGCAGTCGCTCCCGGTTTCATTGAGACAGATATGACAGCAGCTTTGCCGGAGGAACAGGTGGCCCAGATGCTGAGCCGGATTCCCGTCGGGCGGATGGGCAGTGCGGTTGAAGTAGCTGATGCGGTCAGCTTCCTTGCAAGCGAAAATTCCGGATACATCACCGGTACGACGCTGCAGATCAATGGCGGTCTGCATATGAGTTGAATGGTATCCGCATCTTCCAGCGGGGCCCCTTTTAAGGGTGGGGCACCTGCACAGGAAGATGTGAGTACCGGAAAGGGCGTGTGAGAGCATGCCAACAGTGGACGCATGTCAATTGGCGTGTTGTCTTGAATTGGGTGGGGGCGGTCTATAGAATTCGCCTCGCCCTGCACCCCAGGAACCAGATTGGGAGAACCCTGCGTAATGAGCAGTGTAGAAGAACGCGTCAAAAAGTTGATCTGTGAGCAGCTCGGTGTCAAAGAAGACGAGGTCAAGGACGATGCGTCGTTCGTAGAAGACCTGGGTGCCGATTCCCTCGACACGGTTGAACTGGTGATGGCTCTTGAAGAAGAGTTTGAAACAGAGATTCCCGATGAGGAAGCTGAGAAGATCACGACTGTCAAAGAAGCCGTAGATTACATACTGGCCCACCAGTAGCCCGCATATTCAAACCTGACCCGAGAAGCCGCATCTACTTGAACGGGTAGAGCGGCTTCTTGCGTATTGGGGTCCGGTGGTTCTAGGATCGCAACCATGACCAAGCGACGTGTAGTGGTGACCGGCCTGGGGATTCTTTCCCCGATCGGCTCCAGTGTGCCCAAGGCCTGGGAAAATGCAGTGAACGGTGTGAGCGGTGCGAATCGAATCGAGAGTTTCGATGCCACCGATTTCAGCGTGAAGATCTGTGCATCCGTTAAAGACTTCGATGCCAGCGTCTATTTCGACACGAAGGAAGTCCGTCGTCTTGATGCCTTCATTCAGTACGGAATGGCTGCGGGGATTCAGGCGATAGAGGATTCCGGCATCGGTGCGATGCCCGCAAATGCGGATCGAATCGGCGTCGCCATAGGCTCTGGAATTGGCGGCATTAACACCATTGAAGATACCCATTCTGTCCTGCTCAAAAGCGGTCCCCGCCGGGTCTCGCCGTTTTTCGTGCCGGCGAGTGTGATCAACATGATTTCGGGAAATCTCTCCATCCGTTACGGACTCAAGGGACCGAACCTTGCGGTGGTGACCGCCTGTACCACAGGCACACACAACATCGGCCTCGGCGGACGCCTGATCCAGTATGGTGATGCGGATGTGATGGTGGTGGGTGGCGCAGAACAGGCTACCTCGCCGATCACCATGGCTGCGTTTGCATCCATGAAGGCACTGTCAAGTCGCAACGATGATCCGGAACGTGCGAGTCGTCCCTGGGACAGTGACCGGGATGGCTTCCTGCTTGGAGACGGTGCAGGCGCACTTGTCCTCGAGGAGTATGAGCATGCGAAAGCGCGCGGTGCGAAGATTTACTGCGAACTCGTCGGTTTCGGAATGAGCGGCGATGCATTCCATATCACCAGTCCGGCGGAAGATGGTGATGGGGCGGTGCGCTCGATGCGCAATGCCATCGCGGATGCCGGCATGGCAGCGGATGAAATCGACTATATCAACGCCCATGGCACTTCAACTCCGCAGGGAGATGTCGCTGAGACCAAGGCGATCAAGCAGGTCTTTGGCGCGGATACACGGGTGATGGTGAGTTCGTCGAAGTCGATGATCGGCCACCTGCTCGGTGCGGCGGGTGCTGTCGAGGCCGTCTTCTCAGTGCTGTCGGTGCATCACGATGTGATCACACCGACAATCAATCTCGATAATCCGGGCGAAGGCTGCGATCTGGATTATGTCCCTCACACAGCAAGACAGACGACGGTGCGCGCGGCGCTGTCGAACTCCTTCGGATTCGGCGGCACCAACGGTACGGTGGTGTTCCGGAAGATCTGATTCCGGGGCGAGGAGCTGCGCCTGTGGATACCGCGCGATCCGCATCACGCCGCGCCGTGCGTAACGCCGGTACCATCCGCTGAGTCCTGGCTACCTGAGCAGAGGCTGCCGAAATGTTCGCTACAGTCCACTAGAATAACCTGGTGAGAACACTCATCAAGATACTGGCAGGGATTGCGGGAACACTGGTTCTGCTGCTGTCGGCGGTGATCGGTTACTCCTGGTACTGGCAGGACCAGCCGCTGTCGATTGCAGCCGAGACCCGGGTTGAACTGCACAAAGGCGAAGCGTTCCGCGGCTTCGCGAACATGCTCGCCGAAACCGGAGTGATAGAACATCCCCTGCTCTGGACACTGCATGCGCGCATCACCGGATCGGCACGCCGGGTGCAGGCGGGTGAGTATCTGGTCGGACCGATGGACACTCCGGCCACCCTGGTTGAGCGCCTCGTGCGCGGAGATGTGATCGGCTACGAAGTGCAGCTGATCGAAGGCTGGACGGTGCGGCAGGTACTTGCGCGACTGGCGAACACCCCCGAGCTGCGGCAGACTCTGGCGGGTGCGGATGAGCTGACACTGCTCGGTGCTCTGGGTCTGCCGGAAGGTCATGCGGAGGGGATGTTCTTTCCGGACACCTATACGTTTTCCCGGGGCATGTCTGATGCAGACATCCTGCGCAGTGCCTATCGCAAGCTCCAGGACGAATTAAGCCGTGCCTGGGAGACGCGCGCCGCCGGGCTTCCTTACTCGACGCCTTATGAAGGTCTGATCGTGGCCTCGCTTGTCGAGAAGGAAACCGGACGTGAAGAAGACCGGCCCCACATTGCACAGGTATTCGTCAGTCGCCTGCAGGAGGGCATGCGCCTGCAGACTGACCCGAGTGTCATTTACGGGGTGGGGGCGCACTTCGATGGCAATCTCACCCGCACCCATCTGCGTGCGGATACGCCTTACAACACGTATACCCGTAGAGGTCTGCCACCGACGCCGATCGCTCTGGTGGGGACCCGGTCCCTGACCGCGGCCATGCATCCTGCCGAAGGTGATTATCTGTTCTTCGTCTCGCGAGGCGACGGTACCAGCGAGTTTTCCATCAGTCTCGAAGACCACGAGGCCGCTGTTCGCAAGTATCAGCTCAGATGACCGGGCGATTCATTACGCTGGAAGGGGGAGAAGGGGTGGGCAAGTCCACCAATGCCGCGCTGGTTGCGGAACTGATCCGCGAGGCGGGCCATCCGGTGGTGGCCACCCGGGAACCCGGAGGTACTCCGCTGGCAGAGCAGATCCGTGATCTGCTGCTGGATGTGCGCGACGAGGTGGTTGCGGATGAGACGGAACTGCTGCTGGTCTTCGCAGCCCGTGCCCAGCATCTGGCTCGGGTGATACGACCCGCGCTGCAGCGCGGTGACTGGGTGGTCTGTGATCGCTTCACCGATGCCAGCTATGCCTATCAGGGTGGCGGACGGGGTATGGACACGGCCACCATTGCCGTACTCGAGCGGCTCGTGCACGGCGATCTGCAGCCTGATCTGACCATTTATCTGGATGTCCCGGTGCCGGTTTCCCGGCA
This window harbors:
- a CDS encoding nucleoside triphosphate pyrophosphatase, translated to MSSQSSAETRTLPRPQLVLASTSPYRAALLARLGLPFTTAAPAVDEQALPGERAVDLVARLAVAKACAVAERVTAASLVIGSDQVALLDNTILGKPGTEAKARAQLARLSGREVRFLTGLCLLNTATGARQVEVVETPVHFRVLSHNQISDYVRREMPLDCAGAFKSEGLGIALFERIGGDDPNALIGLPLIVLCSMLRDQGVAVLG
- the mltG gene encoding endolytic transglycosylase MltG encodes the protein MRTLIKILAGIAGTLVLLLSAVIGYSWYWQDQPLSIAAETRVELHKGEAFRGFANMLAETGVIEHPLLWTLHARITGSARRVQAGEYLVGPMDTPATLVERLVRGDVIGYEVQLIEGWTVRQVLARLANTPELRQTLAGADELTLLGALGLPEGHAEGMFFPDTYTFSRGMSDADILRSAYRKLQDELSRAWETRAAGLPYSTPYEGLIVASLVEKETGREEDRPHIAQVFVSRLQEGMRLQTDPSVIYGVGAHFDGNLTRTHLRADTPYNTYTRRGLPPTPIALVGTRSLTAAMHPAEGDYLFFVSRGDGTSEFSISLEDHEAAVRKYQLR
- the tmk gene encoding dTMP kinase, which gives rise to MTGRFITLEGGEGVGKSTNAALVAELIREAGHPVVATREPGGTPLAEQIRDLLLDVRDEVVADETELLLVFAARAQHLARVIRPALQRGDWVVCDRFTDASYAYQGGGRGMDTATIAVLERLVHGDLQPDLTIYLDVPVPVSRQRISDRPHDRFEQEQTGFFERVRASYLDRAKADGRFRVIDAEQGLDAVQAQIRRVLTDYLSKKRT
- the rpmF gene encoding 50S ribosomal protein L32, which gives rise to MAVQQNRKSRSRRDMRRSHDAVSNPTLSIDPTSGETHRRHHVTADGFYKGKKVIDRDE
- the fabF gene encoding beta-ketoacyl-ACP synthase II, translating into MTKRRVVVTGLGILSPIGSSVPKAWENAVNGVSGANRIESFDATDFSVKICASVKDFDASVYFDTKEVRRLDAFIQYGMAAGIQAIEDSGIGAMPANADRIGVAIGSGIGGINTIEDTHSVLLKSGPRRVSPFFVPASVINMISGNLSIRYGLKGPNLAVVTACTTGTHNIGLGGRLIQYGDADVMVVGGAEQATSPITMAAFASMKALSSRNDDPERASRPWDSDRDGFLLGDGAGALVLEEYEHAKARGAKIYCELVGFGMSGDAFHITSPAEDGDGAVRSMRNAIADAGMAADEIDYINAHGTSTPQGDVAETKAIKQVFGADTRVMVSSSKSMIGHLLGAAGAVEAVFSVLSVHHDVITPTINLDNPGEGCDLDYVPHTARQTTVRAALSNSFGFGGTNGTVVFRKI
- the fabG gene encoding 3-oxoacyl-ACP reductase FabG, which translates into the protein MGERRVALVTGASRGIGLAIADALSRDHLVIGTATSEAGAAAIADRLADRGRGIVMQLNEAESIESALAELAQAGLVPLILVNNAGITRDNLMLRMKPEEWSEVIDTNLTGLYRLVKPLLRGMMKARWGRIISLSSVVARMGNPGQSNYVASKAGIEGFTRALAQEVGSRGITVNAVAPGFIETDMTAALPEEQVAQMLSRIPVGRMGSAVEVADAVSFLASENSGYITGTTLQINGGLHMS
- the acpP gene encoding acyl carrier protein, which codes for MSSVEERVKKLICEQLGVKEDEVKDDASFVEDLGADSLDTVELVMALEEEFETEIPDEEAEKITTVKEAVDYILAHQ
- the fabD gene encoding ACP S-malonyltransferase — protein: MSLGFLFPGQGSQTVGMLAELAAAFPIIGETFAEADDALSLPLTRIVQEGPAERLSETEITQPALLTSSVALWRLWQSRGGAVPVLFAGHSLGEYSALVCGGAISFADGVRLVHQRGRLMQQAVPRGEGAMAAILGLDDETVAQCCARVDGVVSPANFNAPSQVVIAGSAAAVAAAVAQCTTAGAKRAVELNVSGPFHCALMSPVREPFAQELARITLAMPAIPVVHNVDAATAGDTGELREKLLEQLARPVLWTRCVEQMIAAGVDRFVECGPGKVLSGLVKRIDRTKVVHNVDSSAGLEEALSG
- a CDS encoding YceD family protein — its product is MNTRTDELFRYRELAHQKARILRSIVLRDLPRLAAAIGSGPEDSDAELKVAVTFRNDSEGDVWAVGTAAGRLALVCQGCAERVGHALEIEFAVCVVDSDQRAAELQDRDVMVVEGEGLSLTDLIEDELLLQLPERLCTAQPCERSLQLAYPAAADRPFQGLESLKAALRSESGGREEE
- a CDS encoding RluA family pseudouridine synthase, which encodes MSGEQNQGERQTESPGVGVRLVEIAEEAGQRIDNFLLKTLKNVPRSHVYRILRRGEVRVNGGRIKPTYRLCAGDRVRIPPHRPGPSVEARELGAQQIRWVADAIIYEDADFIVLDKPAGLAVHGGSGVSFGVIEALRQLRNDPGLELGHRLDRDTSGCLIVARRRSALTGLHALLRAGAIDKRYTLLVYGHWPSDLNTVQQPLTRYLLASGERRVRIDPQGKASRTDFEVRARCRKATWLDAVLHTGRTHQIRVHAFASGHGVVGDPKYGDVVQQRLGTELDVDRLCLHAASIAFEWKGQPVRFECPLPVAMQQIWSRLEGSDQPSTATP